Proteins co-encoded in one Malus sylvestris chromosome 7, drMalSylv7.2, whole genome shotgun sequence genomic window:
- the LOC126628120 gene encoding uncharacterized protein LOC126628120 produces MGDSSSASYIHMVQHLIEKCLIYHMTKEECMEALSKHANIQPVITSTVWNELEKVNKEFFEAYEESQNKGDRMSEEETSQLIQKMISDSKDSDD; encoded by the exons ATGGGAGATTCTTCATCAGCATCATACATACACATG GTGCAGCACCTGATAGAGAAGTGTTTGATCTACCACATGACCAAAGAGGAGTGCATGGAAGCTCTCTCTAAACATGCAAACATCCAACCTGTCATCACTTCTACTG TTTGGAATGAACTGGAGAAAGTGAACAAGGAGTTCTTCGAGGCGTATGAAGAGTCTCAGAACAAAGGAGATCGAATGTCAGAGGAAGAGACAAGCCAATTGATCCAAAAGATGATATCGGATTCCAAAGATTCCGACGACTAG
- the LOC126628117 gene encoding dirigent protein 24-like produces the protein MAKSHKSLKATLYILLLAITLGFAGSARILDEAQPVASNPLQTTVPTTNPLPSGQIPIIAPATTTVDDDVDDADSPIPETDAPPEADVVPPVVPPVVPPVTTVPQANSPLPETHDEPAIVPTPVANVAPVATPAVPVTTPVAGPVTTSPTGPAATAAVARTETPHLSFFMHDILGGSHPSVRVVTGLIANTVLNPAFSKPNNNIFPVSGGTPLSNNNINGFLNNNNIPNIAGLSGLTNSQSSTVIQNSGNNNIVNDGSNQPFVTAGQLPNGATLQKLMFGSVTVIDDDLTEGHELGSAVLGKAQGFYLASSLDGNSHTMAFTMLLHAGEHDVEDTISLFGVHRTASPVSHIAVIGGTGKYENANGYAAIESLHQVDQHTTDGVDTIMQISVYLSE, from the coding sequence ATGGCAAAGTCCCACAAATCGCTCAAGGCCACACTCTACATCTTGCTCCTAGCCATCACCCTTGGATTTGCCGGCTCAGCTAGGATCCTCGACGAGGCGCAACCCGTAGCATCCAATCCTCTTCAGACAACTGTCCCTACCACGAACCCTCTGCCAAGTGGCCAAATCCCTATCATCGCCCCCGCCACCACAACTGTTGATGACGATGTCGACGACGCTGACTCACCAATCCCTGAGACTGATGCTCCGCCAGAAGCTGACGTGGTGCCTCCTGTAGTGCCTCCTGTAGTCCCTCCTGTCACAACCGTCCCACAAGCTAACTCACCACTACCAGAGACACACGACGAACCTGCCATAGTGCCAACACCGGTTGCTAATGTGGCACCCGTAGCAACACCTGCCGTTCCAGTCACCACACCCGTGGCAGGTCCTGTCACCACATCGCCAACCGGGCCCGCCGCAACCGCCGCGGTCGCCAGAACGGAAACCCCGCATTTGTCCTTTTTCATGCACGACATCCTAGGAGGATCCCACCCATCAGTCAGAGTGGTGACCGGCCTCATCGCCAACACAGTCCTCAACCCCGCATTCTccaaacccaacaacaacatCTTCCCCGTCAGCGGTGGAACCCCACTATCCAACAACAACATCAATGGCttcctcaacaacaacaacatccCCAACATCGCCGGCCTCAGTGGCCTCACCAACTCCCAATCCAGCACGGTCATCCAGAACAGCGGCAACAACAACATCGTCAACGACGGCAGCAACCAGCCCTTCGTCACTGCCGGCCAGCTCCCCAACGGAGCCACCCTCCAGAAGCTCATGTTCGGCTCGGTGACCGTGATCGACGACGACCTGACCGAAGGACACGAGCTGGGGTCTGCCGTGCTCGGCAAGGCACAGGGCTTTTACCTGGCTAGCTCGCTGGACGGGAACAGCCACACCATGGCTTTTACTATGTTGCTGCACGCAGGTGAACATGATGTGGAGGACACCATTAGCCTCTTTGGCGTCCACCGTACGGCGTCTCCGGTGTCCCACATTGCTGTGATTGGTGGGACTGGGAAGTACGAGAATGCGAACGGGTACGCCGCCATAGAGAGCCTGCACCAGGTGGACCAGCACACGACTGATGGGGTGGATACCATTATGCAGATCAGCGTTTACCTTTCTGAATAG
- the LOC126628119 gene encoding glutathione S-transferase DHAR2-like produces the protein MALEVAVKAAFGAPHLLGDCPFSQRVLLTLEEKKVPYKLHLINLSDKPQWFTEVNPEGKVPVVKFDDKWVADSDVIVGIIEEKYPEPSLKTPPEFASVGSKIFGSFVTFLKSKDPNDGSEQALLTELKAFDEHLKAHGPYIAGEKVTAADLSLAPKLYHLKVALGHFKKWTVPADLTHYHKYTELVFSRESFAKTAPAEEKYVIAGWKPKVNP, from the exons ATGGCTCTCGAGGTCGCTGTCAAGGCAGCCTTCGGCGCCCCTCATCTTCTCGGCGACT GCCCTTTCAGCCAAAGGGTTCTtctgaccttggaggagaagaaaGTACCCTACAAATTGCACTTAATCAATCTCAGCGACAAACCCCAgtg GTTTACGGAAGTGAATCCAGAGGGGAAGGTGCCTGTGGTGAAGTTTGATGACAAATGGGTGGCTGATTCTGATGTCATTGTTGGGATCATTGAGGAAAAATACCCTGAGCCTTCTCTCAAAACTCCTCCTGAATTTGCTTCTGT GGGATCAAAGATATTCGGATCATTTGTGACATTTCTGAAGAGCAAGGATCCCAATGACGGATCAGAACAGGCTTTGCTTACTGAACTGAAGGCATTCGATGAGCATCTTAAGGCACAT GGTCCTTACATTGCTGGGGAGAAGGTCACTGCTGCGGATCTGAGCTTGGCACCAAAACTGTACCATCTCAAGGTGGCTCTCGGTCATTTCAAGAAGTGGACTGTTCCAGCAGACTTGACCCATTACCATAAGTACACTGAG CTGGTTTTTTCAAGGGAATCTTTCGCGAAGACCGCTCCTGCTGAAGAGAAGTATGTGATTGCAGGATGGAAGCCGAAGGTGAATCCATGA
- the LOC126628118 gene encoding dirigent protein 10-like → MEAHKIFSIPAKATAYLLFLTLTIFSAASARNLEEQPQVPVVPPVVSDTFDTPVTNAALATPAAATSTATVANAADHPALIFFMHDILGGSNPTARAMTGIVNNPAANGQVPFAKPKGAVLPFNNGVPQNNNNNGLINNNNIPFLPGLSGTTPNVGQNNNRNGGGFGNFPINGGQLLPGSSALQNLMFGTMSVFDDELTEGHELSSGLVGKAQGFYVVSSEDGTSQTMAFTAMFQSGSYTDSLSFFGVHRTAVSESHLAIMGGTGKYVNAKGFALVKTFLASNQQTDGAETLLEFTVYVTY, encoded by the coding sequence ATGGAAGCTCACAAAATTTTCTCCATCCCTGCCAAGGCCACTGCCTACCTCCTATTTCTTACTCTCACCATTTTCTCTGCTGCTTCAGCACGAAATCTCGAGGAGCAGCCACAAGTTCCGGTAGTTCCCCCAGTGGTGTCCGACACGTTTGATACACCTGTCACAAATGCCGCACTAGCTACACCAGCAGCAGCTACTAGTACTGCAACAGTCGCAAATGCTGCTGACCACCCTGCCTTGATCTTCTTTATGCACGACATCCTCGGAGGATCAAACCCCACTGCCCGAGCCATGACAGGGATAGTCAACAACCCTGCAGCCAACGGTCAAGTCCCATTTGCCAAGCCCAAAGGGGCTGTTCTACCATTCAACAACGGAGTACCccagaacaacaacaacaacggtCTCATAAACAACAATAACATCCCATTTCTCCCAGGGCTTAGTGGAACAACACCAAACGTTGGACAAAACAACAACAGAAATGGTGGCGGGTTTGGAAACTTTCCGATAAATGGTGGGCAGCTCCTGCCAGGCTCCTCCGCGCTCCAAAATCTCATGTTTGGAACAATGAGCGTGTTTGATGATGAGTTGACTGAAGGGCATGAGCTTAGCTCTGGCTTGGTTGGCAAGGCACAAGGTTTTTATGTAGTGAGCTCTGAGGACGGTACTAGTCAGACTATGGCTTTCACTGCTATGTTCCAAAGTGGGAGTTACACCGACAGTCTTAGCTTCTTTGGGGTTCACCGTACAGCTGTGTCAGAGTCTCATTTGGCCATTATGGGTGGCACCGGAAAGTATGTTAATGCTAAAGGTTTCGCGTTGGTTAAGACCTTCCTGGCTTCCAATCAGCAAACTGATGGGGCGGAGACACTGTTGGAGTTCACCGTTTATGTCACTTACTGA
- the LOC126628116 gene encoding uncharacterized protein LOC126628116, with protein sequence MEATPTPSVIAKLMGLDDSPPQAPVQKQRRVLSENYLRRVASIGARESRHSFKLRVPEVTDYGGSFLIGEHLHNPQVSPSTCTSGSGNVSPLTSFPCKLQNATLLETFENGIVTESLGEVGLINLDDFSRSQLGSNKEGRIPRIVVVKPKHGKAENSARCFPSLSSLDVSHSSDRRCVEFSCPSSGKIHVEVKERKNLAFDMEPVSLRSTVLRDILGKLTENTSCYKANIDTKVSQLGSRGGDSVAMKTESIRLSFSYSDGSYGSQEAKKQLSERRKMTNKLEQVGMACKGTTLGNSLAMSAHETGSRTLDHKLFRHHQSKRQLVRVDLKDLDLSKFRTQQDKYAALCNEWSFKPKGSINLGQHKSMEYKFNQNDGFGPVKLRSNRKKLQSYPSLGLKGVQTMEKTPGNFKKWQSGRRTCIFVDKNDNSSSHGTDTSVQQETSTECYKESPFLLHCSTAESDSMTSLEEAYQPSPVSVLEPLYSGERSPTPEFLQSMSVDITDYSDAYSEGYGMIVSSDDGCDTNEGSASSYRENEDSMRLFRVEESRDYSYLVDVLSEIGFYVRNSVMDLDTWCLPEWPVSISVFETLEKKFGDQASWKRSDRRLLFDRINAGLIEIFEPCLGVPVWTKPVSRRIRSTSSEEMIEEDLWMLLVSQEKETGKDSTKKVLGREIELDLGDDIDGIGREIERFLFDKLVAEFVSLESL encoded by the exons ATGGAAGCTACACCTACACCTAGTGTTATAGCAAAACTGATGGGTCTTGATGACTCGCCACCTCAGGCGCCTGtccaaaaacaaagaagagtgCTGTCTGAGAATTACCTACGCAGAGTTGCTTCCATTGGTGCCAGAGAGTCTCGCCATTCATTCAAGTTGAGAGTACCTGAAGTGACGGATTATGGGGGAAGTTTTTTGATCGGCGAGCATCTGCATAATCCGCAAGTTTCCCCTTCAACATGTACTTCTGGCAGTGGAAATGTTTCCCCTTTAACAAGTTTCCCCTGCAAGCTACAAAATGCCACTTTGCTTGAAACATTTGAGAATGGAATTGTCACAGAATCCCTTGGAGAAGTTGGACTCATAAATTTAGATGATTTTTCAAGATCGCAATTGGGGTCAAACAAAGAAGGACGCATTCCTAGAATTGTTGTTGTGAAACCGAAGCATGGAAAGGCCGAGAATTCTGCGAGATGTTTCCCTTCTTTGAGTTCCCTTGATGTTTCTCATTCCAGTGATCGAAGGTGCGTGGAGTTTTCTTGTCCTAGTAGTGGGAAAATACATGTTGaagtaaaagaaagaaagaacttgGCATTTGACATGGAACCAGTAAGCTTAAGGTCTACAGTTTTGAGGGATATATTGGGGAAGCTAACTGAAAATACAAGTTGCTACAAAGCCAACATTGATACAAAGGTATCACAGTTAGGATCCAGAGGTGGTGACTCAGTTGCAATGAAAACTGAATCGATAAGGTTGTCCTTTTCTTATTCAGATGGGTCATATGGATCCCAGGAAGCCAAAAAGCAACTCTCAGAACGACGGAAGATGACTAATAAGCTGGAACAAGTAGGAATGGCTTGTAAAGGCACTACCCTCGGGAATTCGCTTGCCATGTCTGCCCATGAAACAGGCTCAAGAACATTGGATCACAAGCTTTTTAGGCATCATCAATCGAAAAGACAGCTCGTAAGGGTTGACCTGAAAGACCTAGACCTCAGTAAGTTTAGAACACAGCAAGATAAATATGCAGCTCTTTGCAATGAATGGAGTTTCAAGCCAAAAGGGTCTATTAATTTGGGGCAGCACAAGTCAATGGAGTACAAATTCAACCAGAATGATGGTTTCGGCCCTGTAAAGTTGAGATCCAACCGTAAGAAACTCCAATCTTATCCTAGCCTAGGATTAAAAGGTGTTCAAACCATGGAAAAGACTCCCGGGAATTTCAAGAAGTGGCAATCTGGACGCAGAACCTGCATCTTTGTAGACAAAAATGACAATTCTTCCAGTCATGGAACAGATACTTCAGTTCAGCAG GAAACATCCACTGAATGCTACAAAGAAAGTCCATTTCTTTTGCACTGCTCCACCGCAGAGTCAGATTCTATGACGAGCTTGGAGGAGGCTTATCAGCCTAGTCCAGTTTCAGTTCTGGAACCACTATATAGTGGAGAGCGATCGCCTACACCAGAATTCCTGCAAAGTATGAGTGTTGACATCACCG ACTACTCTGATGCATACTCAGAAGGATATGGAATGATTGTTTCAAGTGATGATGGTTGTGACACTAATGAAGGATCTGCAAGCAGTTACAGAGAAAATGAAGATTCAATGAGATTGTTCAGAGTTGAAGAAAGCAGAGACTATTCCTACCTTGTTGATGTGTTATCGGAGATAGGTTTTTATGTTAGGAACTCGGTAATGGACTTAGATACCTGGTGCCTTCCAGAATGGCCAGTAAGCATTTCTGTCTTTGAGACCCTGGAGAAGAAGTTTGGCGATCAGGCTTCATGGAAAAGGTCCGACAGGAGGCTTTTGTTTGACCGAATAAATGCAGGGCTGATAGAGATTTTCGAGCCTTGTCTGGGTGTTCCTGTGTGGACAAAGCCCGTGTCTAGAAGGATTAGATCCACGTCAAGCGAGGAGATGATAGAGGAAGATCTGTGGATGTTACTTGTTAGCCAAGAGAAGGAAACAGGAAAGGACTCCACTAAAAAGGTGCTAGGAAGGGAGATTGAGTTAGATTTAGGAGATGATATTGATGGTATTGGTAGAGAAATTGAGAGATTTTTGTTCGATAAGCTCGTAGCGGAGTTTGTTAGCTTGGAGAGTTTGTAA